Proteins encoded within one genomic window of bacterium:
- a CDS encoding alanine--glyoxylate aminotransferase family protein yields MAQTNLLLIPGPTPLPPEVLRAMDRQMTNHRGPAFGRLMGETMDGLKEIFQTKNDIIPLVSSGTGGLEATVTNFLSAGDRVLSINNGSFCERFAAIAERYGARVDRVTAEWGHPVPLDAISERIRGDAKREYRAVLVTQSETSTGVHNDVRAIRGALGDHPALLVVDAVSSLGAIPLETDAWGVDVVVTGSQKALMSPPGMAFVSVSDRAWTAAERSTTPRFYLDLGRGRTAVHDRVPSTPFTTAMTVAYAVHAAVGLILHEGLPQVFERHRRMARMVRAGVRGMGLAPLVEDAYAVNSVTPVLMPENVDGKAVVARARDAYDVLLGAGIGRLDRSTVRIGHLGYTKTEWLLTGLETLGRSLGDVGHPVATEAGVAAARLALETAPQR; encoded by the coding sequence ATGGCCCAAACCAACCTGCTGCTGATTCCCGGCCCCACCCCACTGCCGCCCGAGGTGCTGCGGGCCATGGACCGGCAGATGACCAACCACCGCGGCCCGGCGTTCGGCCGGCTGATGGGCGAAACGATGGATGGTCTAAAGGAGATCTTCCAGACCAAAAACGACATCATCCCGCTCGTCTCCTCCGGGACGGGCGGTCTCGAGGCGACGGTCACGAACTTCCTGTCGGCGGGCGACCGCGTGCTCTCGATCAACAACGGCTCCTTCTGCGAGCGGTTCGCCGCCATCGCGGAGCGCTACGGGGCCCGCGTCGACCGCGTCACCGCTGAATGGGGCCACCCCGTGCCGCTCGACGCGATCAGCGAGCGCATCCGGGGGGACGCCAAGCGCGAATATCGCGCGGTGCTAGTCACCCAGAGCGAAACGAGCACCGGCGTCCACAACGATGTGCGGGCGATCCGCGGGGCCCTCGGTGACCACCCCGCGCTCCTGGTGGTCGACGCCGTCAGCAGCCTCGGGGCCATTCCCCTCGAGACCGACGCCTGGGGCGTCGACGTCGTCGTCACGGGGTCGCAGAAGGCCCTGATGAGTCCGCCGGGCATGGCCTTCGTGAGCGTGAGCGACCGCGCCTGGACGGCGGCCGAGCGGTCCACCACGCCGCGGTTCTACCTCGATCTGGGCCGCGGTCGGACGGCGGTTCACGATCGCGTCCCTTCCACGCCGTTCACCACCGCCATGACGGTCGCCTATGCGGTGCACGCGGCGGTCGGGCTGATCCTCCACGAGGGCCTGCCCCAAGTTTTCGAGCGACACCGGCGGATGGCGCGGATGGTCCGAGCCGGCGTTCGGGGCATGGGCCTCGCCCCGCTCGTCGAGGACGCGTACGCCGTCAACTCGGTGACCCCCGTGCTGATGCCGGAGAACGTGGACGGCAAGGCCGTGGTGGCGCGCGCCCGCGACGCCTACGACGTGCTGCTTGGAGCCGGGATCGGACGCTTGGATCGCAGCACCGTGCGGATCGGCCACCTCGGATACACAAAGACGGAGTGGCTGCTCACCGGTCTCGAGACGCTCGGCCGCTCCCTCGGCGATGTGGGCCACCCGGTCGCGACCGAAGCCGGCGTGGCCGCGGCGCGGCTCGCGCTCGAGACCGCGCCGCAGCGGTAA